The following nucleotide sequence is from uncultured Draconibacterium sp..
TGAACAAGTTCCCGAGGATTACTTGGTGGTTATTAATTCGCACATTCCTTTTGAAGAAAAATATACCGATAAAGAGGATATTCAAAAACTGTTTGGTTTACTGAATGGGAGACAAAAATTATTAAGTCTTGCCGGTCATTTACACGCCATAAAAGCCCAGTGGTATAACAAAGATACTTATTGGGAAAGTGATGCACCTTTTGAGGAGTTGATAGCTGGTGCAGCTTGTGGGTCATGGTGGACAGCACCACTTGATGAGGAAGGTGTGCCACTGGCAACATGCATGGATGGCTCGCCTAAAGGATACTTTATTCTTGAATTAACAGGGAATAATTACCAATACAAATTTATACCGGCAAATCGCCCCGATGATTATCAAATGCGAATTTCGTTCCCTATGGGCGATGTTACAAGGGAGGATATTGATACCAATAAACTAGTTGTGAATTGGTTTACAGGCAAAAGTTCTCATGAAGTGGAGGCGACAATAGATGGGGGTAAACCTATTATTTTGGAAAATGTAAACGCTACTGACCCATTTATTGAACGCACCATAGATTTACGTTTTAATAAAGACAACTGGACTCCGGGTATTGCCAAAAGCAACCACATTTGGGAAGCCAGATTACCAATAGGGCTTTCACCAGGCATTCATCGGATTGATGTAAAGGCCTATGGCGATAACTCAAAAGTCGTAAAAGCTTACCAGGTTTTTGAAATTGTAGAATAGTTAAAACAGATTCAGATAAATTAACTAAAATAGATATTTCAGAATGACATAACGTTTGTCTTTCTTCTTTACAACCAACTAATTATGATGAGATTAATATTTTTTGCCAGTTTGCTGGTTTGCAGCCTTAGTGCCTTTTCGCAAGAATCAGGCTTCGAAAACTTTATAACACGCGATGGTAAATATTTGAAAGATGGCGATATAACCTATCGCTTTATTTCAATGAATATTCCAAACCTTAATTATGTGGAAGACGAAATGGGATTTACTTTGGAACACCCGTATCGTTACCCCAACGAATTTGAAATTAGAGATGCTTTTGAAACCGTAAAACAAATGGGTGGCAAAGTGATTCGAATTTATACTATTCCGGTAAAACGTTTTGATGAACCCGAGAGTGTTCCCACTTTTGTAACCGGTCCCGGAGAATTTGTGGAAGAAGCATTTGTGGTAAACGACCTGATGCTAAAAATTGCAAACGAAACCGGCGTGCGTATTATTTTCTCGTTTCTGAATAACTGGAAATGGATGGGAGGAGCGCCGCAATACGCTGAATTCAGAGGCAAAACCTTTGATGATTTTTGGCACGACCAACAATTGATTGATGACTTTAAAAAGACCATTGAATTTACCATCAATCGTACCAATACTCTTACTGGAATTCCTTATAAAGAAGACAAAGCTATTATGTGTTGGGAGACTGGAAATGAGCTTCAGTCTCCATACAGCTGGGTAAAAGAAATTGCTGCCTATGTAAAATCACTGGATAAAAATCACTTGTTGATGGATGGGTTTTATGCAATCGACCACTATCGCTATGTGCATCCTGAATCGGTAGAAGACCCGAATATAGATATTCTGTCTTCGCATCATTACGAGCAAAATCCATTTCAGCAATTCGAAAACATCCAAAAAAATCGGGACATTATAAAGGGACAAAAACCATATATTTTAGGAGAGTTGGGTTTTGAAAGTACAAGTGCACACGAACGTATTTACGATTATATCATTTCAAACGAAGATATTGCCGGAACCTTAAACTGGAGCATTCGTTCGCACCGTCGCGAGGGTGGTTTTTACTGGCATTCGGAACCGGTAGGTCATAATTTGTACAAAGCATACCACTGGCCCGGTTTCGCAAGTGGTTATCAGTACGATGAGATTGGCTTGCTAAAATTAATGTATGAAAAGGCTTTTGAAATTGACGGGGGAAAAGCGCCTACACTACCAGTTCCCAAAGCTCCAAATTTGTTGCCAATAGAAAATGTGTATGCCATTTCGTGGCAAGGTTCAGTAGGAGCGTCGGGTTATAATATAGAGCGCTCTGAAAACGAAAACGGTCCCTGGACACAAATTGCCTACGATATTTCCGATGCAGCAGTTCAATATTTCCCTCTGTATAATGATAAAAGTGCAGAAATTGGCAAAACATATTTTTACAGAATAGAGGCGTTAAATGCTTCGGGTTTATCTCCTAAGTCGAATGTGGTTGGACCGGTTAAGGTGAAAGAGAAAGCTTTGGTAGATGAAATGGGGAATTTAATGACGGTGTACATGGCGAAAGATGTAAGGTTTGACTCCGAGCTTGACCGAAAGTTCAAAGAAGACAATGAAAGAATGTTTGGAGAGAATGGCAGTGAGGCTATTTATTTTGTTTCTGGAAAGATTACAGCACTGAATATTTATTCATTTGAACAGAGCAAGGAAACGGCATTAACTTTTTATGTTTCAAACGACGGTGTTTCTTATCAAAATATAAATGCTGAAATTTTTGGAAATAGAACCGGTGCAGGTGATTACGACTATTGGGATGCCATTCTGTATAAAATAGAAAAACTGGATAAGGATTATTCATTTCTGAAAATTGAGTTTAAAGATGAAGCCCAGGTAGGTAGGGTTGAGATAATGTATAATTAAACAGGAATGATGGTAAACTTTCAATATAAAATTTTTGTGTGGGTATTTTGTTGCATTTTGTGCCTGTTTGCATCTTGTAACCCGAAATTGCAACAAATCGATTCGATAAAACCAAATGTATTATTAATAATTACCGATGACCAGGCATATGGTGATTTATCCCTTACTGGAAATCCTTATATCGAAACACCTGCAATTGATAAATTAGCAGATGAAGGCATATTTGCTAAACGATTTTACGTGAGTCCGGTTTGTGCTCCAACACGTGCCAGCTTGCTTACTGGAAGATATCATCAACGAACGGGCGTTTCGGGAGTTACGCGAGGTAGGGAGGATATGCGCCTAAATGAAGTAACCATAGCTGATATCTTAAAAAATGAAGGTTATTCTACAGGAGCCTTTGGCAAATGGCATAACGGAGCACATTATCCCTATCATCCACTAGGCAGGGGCTTCGATGAGTTTATTGGTTTTACTTCAGGACACTGGAGCAATTATATTAACACCACGATTGAGAAAAATGGAGCTACCTTCAAAACTACAGGTTATTTGCCAGATGTATTGACTACTGAAGCTATTCAATTTATGCGGAATTGTTCAGAACAGCAAAAACCATTTTTCTGTTATGTTCCTTATCAAACCCCACATACGCCTTTGCAGGTTCCCGATGCTTATTTCGATAAATACAAAGAAAAAGGACTCGATGATTTTAATGCCACTATTTATGGTATGTGCGAGAATATAGACGATAACCTGCAACGACTACTTTCTGAGTTGGAGGAGTTAGAAATTCGGGAAAATACGATTGTTATTTACTTGTCAGATAACGGCCCCCTGAATTTTAGGTACAATGCTGGCCTAAAAGGCAGAAAAGGAATGGTTGACGAGGGGGGGGTAAAAGTACCGTTTATCATCAATTGGACAGGAACGTTGGAGGGCGGTAAAAGAATAAAACAGCCTTTGGCACATATCGATATTTTACCAACCTTAATTGATCTACTTCAATTGGATTATAAATCTGCACTTCCGATTGATGGCAGAAGTTTCGCAGGTTTATTAAAAGGTGAGAATAATTGGGCAGATAGAAGTTTATACTCTGAATGGTCGGGTAAAAAACGTGTTCTTGCTGGCGACTTTTTAATGATAAATGATGCGCTATATAATTTGGCAGTAGACTCGTGCCAAACTAAAAATATTCGTAAAGAATTTCCCTTGGTTTATGACTCGTTGAATGTAAAATACAATGAATGGTACTCCGAGGTTGTCCAAAATGGTTTTGAACAGAAGGCAATCCCTGTAGGGTATGCCGATTATACCGTAACCACGTTGCCAGCTCACGAAGCAACATTATTTCCTCCTTTTGAAGCAAGAAAAGATAGAAGACATACGGGTATTGCCTATCACAGTTTATATGGCTGGGCACACGATTGGATTGACTTCTGGACTAGCACGGGGGCTTATGCACAATGGGAAATTGACGTGGTTGAGGAGGGAGAATATGAAATTGAAATAAGCTATGCCCTGGCTCCCGAGGATGTTGATGTAAAAATGAACATTGAGGTCGGTGATAAAAATCTCCCATTCACAATTAAAAAATCTTTTGTACACAGGAAATTTGAAAATCACGACCGTGTACTCCGTGAACAAGAAGCTCCTGAAACGGATTGGGGAAACATGAAAATTGGCAAGATAGAATTGTCAGAAGGAACCTACAAGCTGAGACTTGGCACAACTAAAATTCCTGGAACTAAATCGGCTGAAGTAAAAAGTGTAAAACTTTCATTGATGTAAAACAAAAAATATAGGTAATGGTAAAAAGAATATTAATACTCCAAATTATGGTAATCCTATTTTCTTCTGTTTGGAAAAACGGAAATGCACAAGTAATTAATAGAGATAAAATTTATGCGTGGTGTATTGTTCCTTACGATAGCGAGCAAAGAACACCTGTAGAACGTATTGAAATGCTCAAATCGTTGGGAATTACAAAGTATGCCTACGATTGGAGGAGTGACGATTTATCCTCGATGGCAAAAGAATTAAAAATAGCAAAGCAAAACGATGTTGATGTTATAGCTGTTTGGGTGTGGATTGATGCTAATTGGGATTCTGTGGATAAACTAAACGATTCCAATGAAAAGGTTTTTTCAGTTGTAGAAAAAGTTGGGTACACAGGACAAATCTGGGTTAGTTTTAATGCAAACTATTTTGAAAATTTATCGGATGCCGATGCTATAAGTAAGGGAGCCGATATGATTTCATATTTGAGTAAAAGAGCAAATGCGCTGGGGTGTAAACTTGCTCTATATAACCATGGCGACTGGTTTGGTGAACCTAAAAACCAGGTTGAAATAATAAAAGCTTTGCCAAATGAAGATCTAGGTTTGGTCTATAATTTCCATCATGCACATAAGCAACTTGGAGAGTTCCCGGAAATGGTAAAAACAATGATGCCTTATTTATGGTATGTAAACCTAAATGGTATACGCGAAGGTGGACCCAAAATTCTTACACTTGGCAAAGGAGATTACGAACGGGAAATGATACAGCAGTTGTTAGATGCTGGCTATAAAGGTGATTTTGGGATTCTTGGGCACATAGAAGACCAGGATGTTGAGAAGGTTTTGAAAGCCAATATGGCAGGATTCGAGGAAATGGGATTGTAGAATAAGTATTTAAGACAAGAGAAAATGAGAAAGGTGAAGTTAATATTTATATACATGATAATTTCATTATCGACCTTGAGTTCATGTTTACAAGAAATTAAAATCAGCAATATGAAAAAGCGTGAAATTAACTCAAATTGGAAGTACGCACAGGCAAAAGGAGGCTATGAAGGATTAGCAACAGTTCCCGGAACCATTCATACAGATTTACTAACCAATAAGCAAATTGAAGACCCTTTTTACCGTACCAACGAAAAAGACCAGCAATGGATTGACAAGGAGGATTGGGTATACTCAACTTCAGTTATTATTTCCGAAGAAGAATTATCTCACGATAACCTAGTCCTTAATTTTCAAGGATTAGACACCTATGCCGATGTGTTTTTTAATGGAGAACGAATATTAGAAGCTGACAATATGTTTCGTCAGTGGGAGCTTGATATCAAACCCATCGCAAAAGAAGGCGAAAATCATCTAAAAATATATTTTCATTCGCCCATTAAAAAAGGTTTGGAGTTACTGGAAGCATCGGCATATGCTTACCCAGCAGTAAACGACCAATCAGAAAATGGAGGTTTAGGTGATAAAAAAGTTTCTGTTTTTACACGCAAAGCCGGTTATCATTACGGTTGGGACTGGGGTCCACGTTTTGTAACATCGGGAATTTGGCGTCCAATTACCCTTAAAATGTGGAACGAGCTCCGGATTAAGGATGTATTTATTAAGCAGCCATCGGTAACCAAGGAAATGGCAAAGTTAGAGGCAGAATTGAATCTGGAATTAAATAATGATGCCGAAGTAACGGTGGTTATTCTTAATAAAAATGACAACAAAGTTGTTGTAGAGCAAACACATTCTTTGGCAAAAGGCGATGAGCTTGTTTCCATCCCTTTCGAAATTACAAATCCTAAGCTTTGGTGGTCGAATGGACTTGGAGATGCAAACATGTATGCTTTTGAAGTAAAAGTAATGCAGGGCAAAAATGTTTTGGCATCATCAAAAATAAATACCGGTTTAAGAAGTGTGAAATTGGTGCGTGAAAAAGATGAAGCAGGAGAATCTTTTGTGTTTGAACTAAATGGCGTGAAGGTATTTGCAAAAGGAGCTAATTATATTCCAAATGATAATTTCTTACCTCGTGTTACGAAAGAAGATTATGAAAAGGTAGTAGCTGATGCAGTTAATGCCAATATGAATATGTTGCGAGTTTGGGGTGGAGGAATCTACGAAAATGATTATTTCTACGAACTGTGCGATAAAAATGGAATCATGGTATGGCAGGACTTTATGTTTGCTTGTAGCATGTATCCAGGTAACGAAAAAATGTTGAACTCAATTAGAGAAGAGGCTATCGATAATGTAGTCCGATTGCGTAACCATCCCTCGATAGCAGTGTGGTGTGGTAACAATGAGATGAACGCGGCCTGGAGTTATTTCTCGGAATTTGGTTGGGGCTGGAAAGAGCTTTATACCGAAGAACAGCGTGAAGAAATTCAAAAAGCTTATATGGCTATCTTTCACAATATTTTACCAGAAGTGGTTAGCAATTATTCCGATGGAGATGATTACTGGCCCTCTTCGCCACAAGCTGGTTTCGAAGTGGAAAAACATGCCTATTACGATAATACCAGTGGCGATATGCACTATTGGGGCGTGTGGCACGGTAAACACCCATTCGAGGATTTTGATAAATACAAAGCTCGTTTTATGAGTGAATACGGTTTTCAGTCGTTCCCCGATTTTGAAACGGTAAAAAAGTATACCATTCCCGAGGATTACGATATTGAATCGAAAGTAATGGCAGCACATCAACGTAGTGGAATTGGCAATCTTCGCATAAAAGAATACATGAGTTGGGATTATAAAGTTCCGACCGATTTTGAGGACTTTTTGTACATGAGCCATGTGTTACAGGCTCGAGGAATTAAAATGGCCATTGAGGCGCACCGTCGCGCAATGCCCTACTGTATGGGGACTTTGTACTGGCAAATAAATGATTGCTGGCCTGTGGCGAGTTGGAGCAGTACCGATTATTACCACAAATGGAAAGCTTTACACTATGCAGCCAAAAGAGCCTACGAACCATTAATAATTAGTTCATTCTTGAATGATGATGAGTTAGATTTATATGTAGTTTCAGATTTATTAGAAGGATTTGATGGAGAATTGCAGTTATCAGTACTCGATTTTGAGGGCAAAGTAGTTAATGAACAATCTTTAAAAGTGACAGTAGGAGCAAATACCAGTACTTTTGTGAAGTCCCTAAACATTTCATCAATGGTTGGCTCAGTTTCCAAAAACAATGTAGTGGTTAATGTAAAATTGCTTAAAGTCGAAGAAGTGCTTACCA
It contains:
- a CDS encoding glycoside hydrolase family 2 protein — its product is MKKREINSNWKYAQAKGGYEGLATVPGTIHTDLLTNKQIEDPFYRTNEKDQQWIDKEDWVYSTSVIISEEELSHDNLVLNFQGLDTYADVFFNGERILEADNMFRQWELDIKPIAKEGENHLKIYFHSPIKKGLELLEASAYAYPAVNDQSENGGLGDKKVSVFTRKAGYHYGWDWGPRFVTSGIWRPITLKMWNELRIKDVFIKQPSVTKEMAKLEAELNLELNNDAEVTVVILNKNDNKVVVEQTHSLAKGDELVSIPFEITNPKLWWSNGLGDANMYAFEVKVMQGKNVLASSKINTGLRSVKLVREKDEAGESFVFELNGVKVFAKGANYIPNDNFLPRVTKEDYEKVVADAVNANMNMLRVWGGGIYENDYFYELCDKNGIMVWQDFMFACSMYPGNEKMLNSIREEAIDNVVRLRNHPSIAVWCGNNEMNAAWSYFSEFGWGWKELYTEEQREEIQKAYMAIFHNILPEVVSNYSDGDDYWPSSPQAGFEVEKHAYYDNTSGDMHYWGVWHGKHPFEDFDKYKARFMSEYGFQSFPDFETVKKYTIPEDYDIESKVMAAHQRSGIGNLRIKEYMSWDYKVPTDFEDFLYMSHVLQARGIKMAIEAHRRAMPYCMGTLYWQINDCWPVASWSSTDYYHKWKALHYAAKRAYEPLIISSFLNDDELDLYVVSDLLEGFDGELQLSVLDFEGKVVNEQSLKVTVGANTSTFVKSLNISSMVGSVSKNNVVVNVKLLKVEEVLTTNNFYLSKPKEQSLPEIKLTTSVVNIDGKQMLEISTDKLARDIYLNIPDQEVFFSDNYFDLLPSEKRQVEMSGSGEFDIEKLQIMHLKQVQK
- a CDS encoding arylsulfatase yields the protein MQQIDSIKPNVLLIITDDQAYGDLSLTGNPYIETPAIDKLADEGIFAKRFYVSPVCAPTRASLLTGRYHQRTGVSGVTRGREDMRLNEVTIADILKNEGYSTGAFGKWHNGAHYPYHPLGRGFDEFIGFTSGHWSNYINTTIEKNGATFKTTGYLPDVLTTEAIQFMRNCSEQQKPFFCYVPYQTPHTPLQVPDAYFDKYKEKGLDDFNATIYGMCENIDDNLQRLLSELEELEIRENTIVIYLSDNGPLNFRYNAGLKGRKGMVDEGGVKVPFIINWTGTLEGGKRIKQPLAHIDILPTLIDLLQLDYKSALPIDGRSFAGLLKGENNWADRSLYSEWSGKKRVLAGDFLMINDALYNLAVDSCQTKNIRKEFPLVYDSLNVKYNEWYSEVVQNGFEQKAIPVGYADYTVTTLPAHEATLFPPFEARKDRRHTGIAYHSLYGWAHDWIDFWTSTGAYAQWEIDVVEEGEYEIEISYALAPEDVDVKMNIEVGDKNLPFTIKKSFVHRKFENHDRVLREQEAPETDWGNMKIGKIELSEGTYKLRLGTTKIPGTKSAEVKSVKLSLM